The Vicia villosa cultivar HV-30 ecotype Madison, WI linkage group LG1, Vvil1.0, whole genome shotgun sequence genome includes a region encoding these proteins:
- the LOC131615348 gene encoding uncharacterized protein LOC131615348 has protein sequence MENKTKKEVRNDGYDSEEEKEEMKIEKFYSLLRSFREARDRLRRREELHDHIDQNESNKKRMKKTEPCFELQDFTTEIHFPLNFPDPVKNNNGEKKKKEQLKEHALDLKLSLSN, from the coding sequence ATGGAAAATAAGACGAAGAAAGAGGTCAGAAATGATGGTTATGACAGcgaggaagaaaaagaagagatgaAGATAGAGAAGTTCTACTCTCTGCTAAGAAGCTTCCGTGAAGCCCGTGATAGACTACGCCGGAGGGAAGAACTACATGATCATATAGATCAAAACGAGAGCAACAAGAAAAGGATGAAGAAGACAGAGCCTTGTTTTGAATTGCAGGATTTCACTACAGAAATTCACTTTCCATTGAATTTTCCTGATCCAGTAAAAAACAACAAcggtgagaagaagaagaaagaacaacTCAAGGAACATGCTCTTGACCTTAAACTCTCGCTCTCTAACTAG